The genomic segment AGGTGGACCAGCTCCAGGGCGTCGTCCGGCCGGCCGAGATGGATCATCTGCCGGCTCATGTTGGAGAGGATGTACGAACCGAGGGGCTTGTCCCCCGCCTCCTTGGCGGCGTGCAGCGCCAGCACGAAGTACTTCTGGGCGGTGGGCTGGAGCCCGATGTCGTAGCTCATCCACCCCGCCAGTTCGGCGAGTTCGGCCGCGACACCGAACAGCCTGCGGGCGACCGGCGCCGGATGCGGCTCGTGCAGCAGGTCGGTGACCTCGTGCAGCTGGCCGACGACCGCCTTGCGGCGCAGCCCTCCGCCGCACTGCGCGTCCCACTGCCGGAACATCCTGGTCGCGGTCTCCAGCAGGTCCAGTTCCGGCCCGGACAGCCGGGGCGCGGCCCGTCCGGAGGGGTCCCGCGCGGGCACCGCCGTCTCCTCCGGCCGCCCGCCGGGGGCCGGCACCAGCCAGCGCTGGAGCGGCTCGACGAGGGAGGGGCCCGCGGCCAGCGTCAGGGAGCTGCCGAGAAAGCCCCGCCGGGCCAGCATGAGATCACTGCGGGAGAACTCGCTGAGCAGGGCGGTCGTGCGGGGCCCGCTCCAGGGCAGGTCCACCACCGAGTCCGACGGGGAGGGGTGCGCGGTGCGCAGCCCGAGGTCCTCGGTGGAGACCACACAGCCGAAGCGTTCGGAGAACAGCTCGGAGAGGATCCGCGGGATGGGCTCGCGCGGCTGCTCCCCGTCCAGCCAGCGGCGCACGCGGGAGGTGTCGGTGCTGATGTGGTGGGCGCCCAGCTGCCGGGCCCGGCGGTTCACCTGGCGGGCGAGTTCGCCCTTGGACCAGCCGCTGCGCAGGAACCACGACCCCAGGGGCTCATTGGGGTGCTTGCCGGTCTGCGTGCCGCTGCCACCGGTGTCCAACTGCCATGCCCCCGTTCTGCCGCTTCCGTGCGAGCGCCGGTCCCGGGAAGCCGGCCCTCCCCCCGCCGGGACGTACCGTCGGCGGCCCGGAGTGCCGGTCGGCCGACCGGGCGGTCGGCCTGTCACCGGCATACCCCGGCGCCGGCGGATTCAGACGGCATCGGGCAGCTTCGGACAGCTCCCGATCCGCCCGGCGCCGGCGGAGCGGACAGAAGACCGCCCGAACCAACGAAAAGCGACGAAAACCGACCTTACGGACCACCCTCGTCCCACCGGTCCGGCACCACCCCCGGAAGACCGTGCGCACCGAAAGTAATCCTACGATCACCTGTGTGACGAGCTGACACCGGGAAACGCCACCATTCGCCACCCCTTCGGATGAACATCTGCCGTTCTCTTCACGATTCACTTGACACTGGCAATTCGACTGGGAGGACGGTTGCCGACGGGGGCGCGCACCGGACCGGCCACCACCCGCCGCACACCACCGAGCCGTATACAGCGCCGACCGCAGCGACAGACGGCGCGGAACGTCTCCTCCGCGCGTAACCACTGATTCGAGCGACCCGTTGGAGAGGGCATGGGCTTCACGATCGGCGGCATCCGGGACCTGCGGCCGGGCACGCGGCGGCGCGGCCGGGCGTCGGAGTGCACGGTGGTGGCCGAGTACACCGGACTCCACGGATGGGACGTGGTCCCCGGAGCCCGCGCCACGGCCCTCTCCGGAGAGCGCGGCGCCCGCTGCTCCTGCGGCGCACCGCACTGCGCGGCCCCCGGGGCGCACCCCCTCGGCCACGCCCGGACGGTACCGGCCGGCTCGACGCTCCGCGAAGTGGCCGCTGCCTGGGCCGGATCGCCCGGTGCCGCCGTACTGCTGCCGGTGGGCCGCTCGTTCGATGTCATCGAGGTCGGCGCGACGGCCGGCCGGCAGGCGCTGGTCCGGATGGAGCGGATGGGGCTGCCGCTCGGCCCCGTCGCGGTCACGCCGCACGGCCGGGCCCACTTCCTCGTCGCGCCCGGCGCCTTCGCCGAACTGCCCGATCTGCTCTACCGCATGGGCTGGGACGGTGCCCGGCTGGATCTGCGCTGCCTGCCCCCGGGCAGCCACATCACCGCGCCGCCCTCCGACCTCGCGGGGCTCGGTCCGGTCCGCTGGCTGAGACCGCCGGAGCTCGGCACGGCGGTCCGTCCGCCGCACGCCCGCCTGCTGCTGGGCACCCTCGCCTACGTCTGCCACCGCTCGGCCGCCCGCTGAGATCCGCCCGGTGAGGCCACGGCCGTACGGCCCCGGACGGAGGTCCGGGTCCCGCCCGCGGGGAACGGGGCCGGGCCGCCGTCCGGCCGGGTGCGGCGGTCGCGCCGTGTCCCCGGCCGGGCGGCGGCCCGGTGCCCGGCGGTCCGTCCCGCCCGGCTCAGTCCCCGATGAGCGCGTCGACGAAGGCCTCCGGCTCGAAGGGCGCCAGGTCGTCGGCCCCCTCCCCGAGGCCCACCAGCTTCACCGGGACGCCCAGTTCGCGCTGGACGGCGACGACGATGCCGCCCTTGGCCGTGCCGTCGAGCTTGGTCAGTACGATCCCCGTGATGTCCACGACCTCGGAGAAGACCCGGGCCTGCACCAGGCCGTTCTGGCCCGTCGTGGCGTCGAGGACCAGCAGCACCTCGTCCAGCGGTCCGTGCTTCTCCACGACCCGCTTGACCTTGCCCAGCTCGTCCATGAGACCGGCCTTGGTGTGCAGCCGGCCGGCGGTGTCGATGAGGACCACGTCCGCGCCCTCGGCGATGCCCTCCTTGACCGCGTCGAAGGCGACCGACGCCGGGTCGCCGCTCTCGGGGCCGCGGACGGTCCTGGCGCCGACCCGCTCGCCCCAGGTCTGCAGCTGGTCGGCGGCGGCGGCCCGGAAGGTGTCGGCCGCGCCGAGCACCACACTGCGCCCGTCCGCGACCAGGACCCGGGCGAGCTTGCCGGTGGTGGTGGTCTTGCCCGTGCCGTTGACGCCGACGACCATCACGACGGCCGGGGTCTCCAGGCCGCCGTCGGTCTTCACGGACCGGTCGGCCTCCGTGCCGATCAGGGTGAGCAGTTCCTCGCGCAGCAGGGTGCGCAGCTCCTGTGGAGTGCGGGTGCCGAGGACCTTCACCCGCTCCCGGAGCCGCTCCACGAGCTCCTGGGTGGGGGCGACGCCGACGTCCGCGGTGAGCAGGGTGTCCTCGATCTCCTCCCAGGTGTCCTCGTCGAGATGCTCCCGGGAGAGCAGGGTGAGCAGGCCCTTGCCCAGGGAGTTCTGCGAGCGGGAGAGCCGGGCGCGCAGCCGGACGAGCCGCCCGGCGGTCGGGGCCGGCACCTCGACGGGCGGGGCCTCCGGCACCGGAACGGGCGCCGGGGCCTCGGCGACGGTGGCACCGGCGCCCGGTAGTCCGACCTCCTCGATGGTGCGGCGTTCTTCGGCGGCGGGAGGCCCGGCCTCCTCACCGACATGCGGTTCGGCGGGCGGGGCCGTGATGGTCGGCGCGCTCGGCGGCGGGGGAGGCAGCCGCTTCTTCCGGCGGCTGGTCACCACCAGACCGGTGATCGCGCCGATCGCGACCAGGGCGATGACTACAGCAAGGATGACGAATTCCATAACTCCCTCAGTATCGGCCACCGTCCCGCGTCCCGTCCCCGCCCCCGCCGGTCACCGCGCGTCGGCCGTACCGTCTCCCGGCGCACCGGCGGCCCCCGGTCCGGCTCGTGCTCCGAGCCGGACCGGGGGCCGCCGTCAGCGAGCGGGTCAGCCCATCTCCTCCAGGGACTTGCCCTTGGTCTCGGGCACCCACTTGAGGACGAACGGGATGGAGAGCACGGCGAAGAGGGTGTAGAGCACGTACGCGCCGGAGAGGTTCCAGTCGGACAGGCTCGGGAAGCTCACCGTGATCAGCCAGTTGGCGACCCACTGGGCCGAGGCCGCGATACCGAGGGCAGCCGCCCGGATCCGGTTGGGGAACATCTCACCGAGCAGCACCCAGACCACCACACCCCAGGACAGGGCGAAGAACAGCACGAAGGAGTGGGCCGCGACGAGCGCCACCGTGCCCTGTGTGTCCGGCATGGAGATGTCCGCGCCGGTCCCGGTCTTGTACGAGAACGCCCACGCGGCGAGGCCCAGGGAGAGTGCCATGCCGGTGGATCCGACGAGCAGCAGGGGCTTGCGGCCGAAGCGGTCGACGAAGATCATCGCGATCACGGTGCCGATGATGTTGATGATCGAGGTGGTGAACGAGTAGAGGAAGGAACTGGTCGGGTCGATGCCGACGGACTGCCAGAGCGAGGCCGAGTAGTAGAAGATCACGTTGATGCCGACGAGTTGCTGGAAGAGCGACAGCCCGATACCGACCCAGACGATCGGCAGCAGCTTGAAGCGGCCGCCCAGCAGGTCCCGGAAGGTGGACTTGCGGTCGGTGCGCATCGCCTCGTTGATCTCAAGGACCCGCTGGTCCAGGTCGACGTTCTCGCCCTCCACCTCGCGCAGGACC from the Streptomyces xinghaiensis S187 genome contains:
- a CDS encoding bifunctional DNA primase/polymerase, yielding MGFTIGGIRDLRPGTRRRGRASECTVVAEYTGLHGWDVVPGARATALSGERGARCSCGAPHCAAPGAHPLGHARTVPAGSTLREVAAAWAGSPGAAVLLPVGRSFDVIEVGATAGRQALVRMERMGLPLGPVAVTPHGRAHFLVAPGAFAELPDLLYRMGWDGARLDLRCLPPGSHITAPPSDLAGLGPVRWLRPPELGTAVRPPHARLLLGTLAYVCHRSAAR
- the ftsY gene encoding signal recognition particle-docking protein FtsY, which gives rise to MEFVILAVVIALVAIGAITGLVVTSRRKKRLPPPPPSAPTITAPPAEPHVGEEAGPPAAEERRTIEEVGLPGAGATVAEAPAPVPVPEAPPVEVPAPTAGRLVRLRARLSRSQNSLGKGLLTLLSREHLDEDTWEEIEDTLLTADVGVAPTQELVERLRERVKVLGTRTPQELRTLLREELLTLIGTEADRSVKTDGGLETPAVVMVVGVNGTGKTTTTGKLARVLVADGRSVVLGAADTFRAAAADQLQTWGERVGARTVRGPESGDPASVAFDAVKEGIAEGADVVLIDTAGRLHTKAGLMDELGKVKRVVEKHGPLDEVLLVLDATTGQNGLVQARVFSEVVDITGIVLTKLDGTAKGGIVVAVQRELGVPVKLVGLGEGADDLAPFEPEAFVDALIGD
- a CDS encoding sugar porter family MFS transporter produces the protein MSTTQLAEGRRAHPEHIGHVIFITASAAMGGFLFGYDSSVINGTVVAIRDRFGVGSELLAQVIAAALIGCALGAAAAGRIADRLGRIRVMQIAALLFTASAIGSALPFTIWDLAFWRVLGGVAIGMASVIGPAYIAEVAPPAYRGRLGSFQQAAIVIGIAASQLVNFGILTFADGEQRGALAGLEAWQWMLGAEVVPAVLYGLLAFAIPESPRFLISVGRTERARKVLREVEGENVDLDQRVLEINEAMRTDRKSTFRDLLGGRFKLLPIVWVGIGLSLFQQLVGINVIFYYSASLWQSVGIDPTSSFLYSFTTSIINIIGTVIAMIFVDRFGRKPLLLVGSTGMALSLGLAAWAFSYKTGTGADISMPDTQGTVALVAAHSFVLFFALSWGVVVWVLLGEMFPNRIRAAALGIAASAQWVANWLITVSFPSLSDWNLSGAYVLYTLFAVLSIPFVLKWVPETKGKSLEEMG